The following proteins are co-located in the Echinicola sp. 20G genome:
- a CDS encoding RagB/SusD family nutrient uptake outer membrane protein has protein sequence MKIFQYKSIKLVMVLSLMTTISCSEYLDAPLEDQILAQETDYSQSQNMVLLLNGAYAELYGFQWETFPLISVRGDDANPAGDQEPLFKTDTYDYDRSFWIYNSTWLNMYSDIIYWNGAIEEIQKYQEAGASAANASQYIAEINVMKGYNLLQLARLWNNILIPEGSDPNALYEAELTPFNEVMQYISDQMDQAMPNLPNVHPNQRSDIRGGITRYTALAVKALANLEMENYQGAADATGEIISSGEFMLETDYYQLFKIPGKLNNENILEFQYSDYGAESGTSDRFPWQVYGPQAVGWQPAVPGSSGGWGFWEPTEKYVKFMLDRNDRKRLTTTVLFTPDGISDIESDPNYANLPNWVTNTTPDGDTFGNAPRYRFLSGKHYLPTTQLTPGRFNYGENKNMIAIRYAEILLVHAEALVSGATSSVMSADEAVNTVRSRANLGMLSGVTLDNVLDEKFAEFGMEWGVRFFDLVRHGRTSELNYDGRTYQEGDRYLPYPLDQQDILPQLKEAANQ, from the coding sequence ATGAAAATATTTCAATATAAATCAATCAAATTGGTCATGGTCTTATCCTTAATGACCACCATATCCTGTAGTGAGTACTTGGATGCTCCACTGGAAGACCAAATCCTAGCTCAGGAAACGGATTATTCTCAATCCCAAAACATGGTCTTATTACTCAATGGCGCTTATGCAGAGCTATATGGATTCCAATGGGAAACCTTTCCGCTAATTTCTGTCAGAGGTGATGATGCCAACCCTGCTGGAGACCAAGAACCCTTGTTTAAAACTGACACTTATGATTACGACAGGAGCTTCTGGATTTATAATTCCACTTGGCTAAACATGTATTCAGACATCATCTATTGGAATGGTGCCATTGAAGAAATTCAAAAATACCAGGAAGCCGGTGCCAGTGCTGCTAACGCCAGCCAGTACATTGCAGAAATCAATGTAATGAAAGGCTACAACCTACTTCAGTTGGCCAGGTTATGGAATAATATCCTGATTCCTGAAGGGTCTGATCCTAATGCACTTTATGAAGCAGAACTTACTCCATTTAATGAGGTCATGCAATACATTTCCGACCAGATGGATCAAGCCATGCCCAACCTTCCCAACGTACATCCTAATCAACGCTCTGATATCCGTGGAGGAATCACTCGCTATACAGCATTAGCTGTAAAAGCCTTGGCTAACCTAGAAATGGAAAACTATCAGGGAGCTGCAGATGCAACTGGTGAGATTATCAGCAGTGGAGAGTTTATGCTGGAAACGGATTATTATCAATTATTTAAAATCCCAGGAAAACTCAACAACGAAAACATCTTGGAATTCCAGTATTCTGATTACGGTGCAGAAAGCGGTACATCAGATCGATTCCCTTGGCAAGTCTACGGCCCACAAGCCGTCGGTTGGCAGCCAGCTGTACCAGGTTCTAGCGGCGGCTGGGGCTTTTGGGAGCCAACTGAAAAGTATGTCAAATTCATGCTTGACAGAAACGACCGTAAACGCCTAACGACCACCGTACTGTTTACGCCTGACGGCATAAGCGATATTGAATCAGATCCAAATTATGCTAACCTGCCCAACTGGGTAACCAACACTACTCCTGATGGAGACACCTTTGGGAATGCACCTAGGTATAGGTTTCTAAGCGGGAAACATTATTTGCCTACCACTCAATTGACCCCTGGAAGGTTTAACTATGGCGAAAACAAAAACATGATTGCCATCCGTTACGCTGAAATTTTATTGGTACATGCAGAGGCTTTGGTCAGTGGGGCTACAAGTAGTGTCATGTCAGCAGATGAAGCAGTCAATACAGTGAGGTCAAGGGCCAACCTTGGAATGCTTAGTGGCGTGACCTTGGATAATGTACTGGATGAAAAATTTGCTGAATTCGGCATGGAATGGGGTGTCCGGTTCTTTGACTTAGTAAGACACGGCCGTACATCCGAACTCAATTATGACGGCAGGACTTACCAAGAAGGAGACAGGTATTTACCTTATCCATTGGATCAGCAAGACATCCTTCCCCAACTTAAAGAAGCAGCCAATCAATAA
- a CDS encoding glucoamylase family protein, which produces MNKKQLPIYLTFLLSIILWGCAEEDSTSESPVLAKGYDRHVELHWPKTDGINDYEVWVSTENNSFSKRATVQDTMYMDFVNDLGNNLTLKYKIVGLNEQGENLEVGITQANTMDFSDEELINMVEYYTFRYFWEGAEPTSGMGPERIHIDGDYPQNDQSVVTTGGTGFGIFGIIAAMDRGWITKEQGVARFDKMVSFLENADRFHGVWPHWIYGETGKARSFSDKDNGGDLVESAFLMQGLLAVREYFKNGNENEKNLANRIDHLWKTMEWDWYTQGGHDVLYWHWSPTHEWEMDFPLEGYNECLITYILAASSPTHSIPASAYHKGWARSGGINTDVEAYGYPLHLKHNGSEAMGGPLFWAHYSYLGLNPKGLTDQYANYWEENKNHTLINRAWCVENPNDYKGYGKDLWGLTASYTITGYAAHRPGGDLGVISPTAALSSIAYTPEESLKVIKNLYYNYGEKVFGRYGFYDALSPENDYYPKRYLAIDQGPIVTMIENYRSGLGWKLFMGAPEIQEGLKKLGFESNP; this is translated from the coding sequence ATGAATAAGAAGCAGTTACCGATTTATCTGACCTTCCTTTTGAGCATTATCTTGTGGGGATGTGCTGAAGAAGATAGTACATCAGAGAGTCCTGTCCTCGCCAAAGGATATGACCGCCATGTAGAGCTTCATTGGCCCAAAACCGATGGAATCAATGATTATGAAGTTTGGGTAAGCACAGAAAACAATAGCTTCAGTAAAAGAGCTACAGTTCAAGACACCATGTACATGGATTTTGTCAATGATCTTGGCAATAACCTGACACTAAAATATAAGATTGTTGGTCTAAATGAGCAGGGAGAAAATTTGGAGGTTGGCATCACTCAAGCCAATACCATGGATTTCTCAGATGAGGAACTGATCAATATGGTAGAATATTACACTTTCCGTTATTTCTGGGAAGGTGCTGAACCTACTTCTGGAATGGGGCCTGAACGAATCCATATCGACGGTGACTATCCACAAAATGATCAATCTGTCGTAACCACCGGAGGTACAGGTTTTGGTATTTTCGGGATCATAGCGGCCATGGACCGAGGCTGGATCACTAAAGAACAAGGAGTTGCCCGGTTTGACAAGATGGTAAGCTTTCTTGAAAATGCAGATCGCTTTCATGGGGTATGGCCTCATTGGATCTACGGAGAAACTGGCAAAGCCAGGTCCTTTAGCGACAAGGACAACGGTGGAGACTTGGTGGAATCAGCTTTCTTGATGCAAGGTCTTCTGGCCGTTCGTGAATACTTCAAAAACGGCAATGAAAATGAAAAAAACCTAGCCAACCGAATAGATCATTTATGGAAAACTATGGAGTGGGATTGGTATACCCAAGGAGGACATGACGTCCTTTACTGGCACTGGTCACCTACACATGAATGGGAAATGGATTTCCCACTCGAAGGATATAACGAATGCCTGATTACCTACATTCTTGCTGCCTCCTCTCCCACACACAGTATTCCTGCTTCCGCCTACCACAAGGGTTGGGCAAGAAGTGGTGGCATCAATACAGATGTAGAGGCATATGGCTATCCGCTCCACCTCAAGCATAATGGATCCGAAGCGATGGGGGGACCATTGTTCTGGGCTCATTACTCCTACTTGGGTCTTAACCCAAAAGGATTAACTGATCAGTATGCCAACTATTGGGAAGAAAATAAAAACCACACTTTAATCAACAGGGCTTGGTGTGTAGAAAACCCTAATGACTACAAAGGTTATGGGAAAGACCTGTGGGGATTAACAGCTAGCTATACTATAACGGGGTATGCAGCCCACCGACCTGGGGGTGACCTTGGGGTCATTTCACCAACTGCGGCACTTTCTTCTATTGCATACACTCCAGAGGAGTCTCTAAAGGTGATCAAAAATCTCTATTACAACTATGGAGAAAAGGTATTTGGTCGCTATGGTTTCTATGATGCCTTGAGTCCTGAAAATGATTATTATCCCAAAAGGTACCTAGCCATAGACCAAGGACCTATTGTGACCATGATAGAAAATTACCGATCCGGTTTGGGATGGAAGTTATTTATGGGTGCTCCTGAAATTCAGGAAGGGTTAAAAAAACTAGGCTTTGAAAGTAATCCTTAG
- a CDS encoding glucoamylase family protein, producing the protein MIFFLFSSCKDNEEVLPNLNLLGVNVGDISLNNDNTPTENIPIDRFISIRFSQSLNPESVSTSINLSKETTPVNFTTNLIANNQTIVISPVGVLETSSTYQLNISNELKAASGAQFSGKDLSFKTILGALEMNSFSIPESNNTNTDRTENAPVNFMAELTFNKPVDQNTVQEAVSLSGPTIPSLQFSYAENGQKITITSNSPLEFISKYSFSISNKLKGIQGENFTAFAKDFYTEVDETPKFPIISDQELLTKVQAQTFRYFWDFAHETSGLARERNTSGNTVTIGGSGFGVMSLIVGVKRGFISRDQAVDRWSKIVDFLIDANRFHGVWPHWMNGETGKTIPFSTKDNGGDLVETAFMIQGLLTVKAYLNPSILEEKIIIDKITQLWETVEWDWYTKENSEVLYWHWSPNYNWEMNLPIRGYNEALIVYVLAASSPTHPIDKSTYENGWAKNGDIQNGSSYYGLQLPLGSNLGGPLFFSHYAFLGLDPRSLSDQYANYWTQNVQHTLINQAHCVQNPQGFIGYSETSWGLTASDNQEGYSAHSPTNDKGVITPTAALSSFPYAPEESMKALHYFYYQLGDKIWGDYGFYDAYNITESWYADSYLAIDQGPIIIMIENYRSALLWDLFMSDKDVQSGLNKLEFSY; encoded by the coding sequence GTGATTTTTTTCCTTTTTTCCTCTTGTAAAGACAATGAGGAGGTCTTGCCTAATTTGAACTTATTGGGGGTTAATGTAGGCGACATTTCACTAAACAATGATAACACCCCTACTGAAAACATCCCTATCGACAGGTTCATTAGTATCAGGTTTTCTCAGAGTTTAAATCCTGAATCTGTTTCAACATCCATCAATCTATCAAAAGAAACTACCCCTGTAAACTTCACTACCAACCTAATCGCCAATAACCAAACTATTGTCATCAGCCCTGTCGGTGTATTAGAAACTAGCTCTACTTATCAATTAAATATATCCAACGAATTAAAAGCAGCTAGTGGAGCCCAGTTCTCCGGAAAGGATTTAAGTTTTAAAACCATTTTAGGTGCGCTTGAAATGAACTCCTTTTCCATTCCTGAAAGCAACAACACCAACACAGACCGGACAGAAAATGCCCCGGTCAATTTCATGGCAGAGCTCACCTTCAACAAACCTGTGGACCAAAACACAGTTCAGGAAGCTGTTAGCCTAAGTGGCCCCACCATTCCTTCTTTACAATTTTCATATGCCGAAAACGGTCAAAAAATCACCATAACCTCCAATTCTCCACTGGAATTTATCTCCAAATATTCCTTCTCAATTAGTAATAAACTAAAAGGAATCCAAGGAGAAAACTTTACAGCATTTGCTAAAGATTTTTATACTGAAGTAGATGAAACACCCAAATTCCCTATCATCTCAGACCAAGAACTGCTCACCAAGGTACAAGCCCAAACCTTCCGCTATTTTTGGGATTTTGCTCATGAAACCAGTGGATTGGCAAGAGAAAGAAACACTTCTGGAAATACTGTGACCATAGGTGGTTCTGGCTTTGGCGTAATGTCATTGATTGTTGGTGTAAAAAGAGGGTTCATCTCCAGAGATCAAGCTGTAGACAGATGGTCAAAAATAGTTGATTTCTTGATTGATGCAAACAGGTTTCATGGAGTATGGCCACACTGGATGAACGGGGAAACTGGAAAAACCATCCCTTTCAGTACCAAGGACAATGGGGGTGACTTGGTTGAAACGGCTTTTATGATCCAAGGCTTGCTCACGGTAAAGGCCTATTTGAACCCAAGTATTCTTGAGGAAAAAATCATCATAGATAAAATTACGCAGTTATGGGAAACTGTGGAGTGGGATTGGTACACCAAAGAAAACAGTGAAGTTTTGTATTGGCATTGGTCACCAAATTACAACTGGGAAATGAATCTACCTATTAGAGGTTATAATGAAGCATTGATCGTCTATGTTCTGGCAGCCTCCTCTCCCACACACCCTATTGATAAAAGCACATATGAAAATGGTTGGGCCAAAAATGGAGATATCCAAAACGGCTCTAGCTATTACGGCCTTCAGTTGCCTCTGGGCAGCAATTTAGGTGGCCCACTGTTCTTTTCACATTACGCCTTTTTAGGACTGGACCCAAGGAGTCTTTCAGATCAATATGCTAATTATTGGACCCAAAATGTGCAGCACACTTTGATCAATCAAGCCCATTGTGTTCAAAATCCACAAGGTTTTATCGGCTATTCCGAAACCAGTTGGGGCTTGACTGCCAGTGACAATCAAGAGGGATACAGTGCCCATTCACCTACCAATGACAAAGGTGTCATTACTCCTACCGCTGCGCTTTCTTCATTTCCTTATGCACCTGAAGAATCCATGAAGGCGCTTCACTATTTCTATTATCAGCTGGGGGACAAAATCTGGGGTGACTATGGTTTTTATGATGCCTATAATATTACAGAAAGCTGGTACGCAGATTCCTATTTAGCTATTGATCAAGGACCAATCATCATCATGATCGAAAATTACAGATCTGCATTGCTATGGGACTTGTTTATGAGTGACAAAGACGTTCAATCAGGATTAAACAAGTTGGAATTCTCCTATTAG
- a CDS encoding LamG domain-containing protein encodes MKLTAKIFIAGLMLTSLACKDGYIDDIETVSPGPDETAPEVNIIFPEEGPLTWVPNEVMSINIDFEVTDDIEIQDIVVSMDGTNIGSFADFKDYRRTAMKLPYDNVTNGAHTLTITANDLSGKSTTSTVNFEKPENYVPQYDGEIFYMPFNDEYLELVSVSDATVVGQPGFAGQAASGSNAYKGATDSYLTFPSAGLTNSEFSASFWYKVNADPNRAGILVMGPPDAANPDNPNNRTAGFRLFRENAGSNQRIKLNVGNGGGENWFDGGAAADINPSSGDWAHIAFTISGTECAVYINGTVVSQGTYPGISWEGCDILSIGSGAPRFVEWGHLSDNSFLDELHIFDKALTQQEVQAILDNELP; translated from the coding sequence ATGAAATTAACAGCTAAAATATTCATAGCAGGGCTAATGTTAACCAGCTTGGCCTGCAAGGACGGATACATTGACGATATTGAAACAGTTTCACCAGGGCCTGACGAAACTGCGCCCGAGGTGAACATCATCTTCCCAGAAGAGGGGCCTTTAACTTGGGTGCCCAATGAGGTCATGTCCATCAATATTGATTTTGAAGTAACCGATGATATAGAAATTCAAGATATTGTGGTTTCAATGGACGGAACCAACATTGGGAGTTTTGCTGACTTCAAAGATTACAGAAGAACGGCCATGAAACTTCCTTATGACAATGTCACCAATGGAGCCCATACCCTGACCATTACTGCCAATGACCTTTCTGGAAAATCTACTACGAGTACGGTCAATTTTGAAAAGCCAGAAAACTATGTTCCGCAATACGACGGAGAAATTTTCTACATGCCTTTCAATGATGAATACCTAGAATTGGTAAGCGTTTCTGATGCTACTGTTGTAGGCCAGCCTGGTTTTGCTGGACAAGCAGCTTCCGGCTCCAACGCCTACAAAGGCGCAACAGATTCCTACTTGACCTTTCCTTCAGCTGGCCTGACCAATAGTGAATTTAGTGCTTCCTTCTGGTATAAAGTCAACGCAGACCCCAACAGGGCTGGCATTCTTGTCATGGGGCCGCCTGATGCTGCTAACCCTGACAATCCTAACAATAGAACCGCTGGTTTTAGGTTGTTTAGAGAAAATGCTGGCTCTAACCAAAGAATCAAGCTAAATGTAGGTAATGGTGGTGGAGAGAACTGGTTTGACGGAGGTGCTGCCGCTGATATCAACCCTAGTAGTGGAGACTGGGCGCATATTGCCTTTACCATTTCAGGCACAGAATGTGCAGTTTATATCAATGGTACAGTGGTCAGTCAAGGCACATATCCCGGTATCTCATGGGAGGGTTGCGACATCTTATCCATTGGCTCGGGGGCTCCACGTTTCGTAGAATGGGGACACCTCTCTGACAATAGCTTTTTGGATGAACTGCACATCTTTGATAAGGCTTTAACCCAACAAGAAGTTCAAGCCATTCTTGATAACGAATTACCATAA
- the bglX gene encoding beta-glucosidase BglX translates to MKKLILFLLLTGGALMAFKSSKQSVSPEDHYLHKADSVLALMTLEEKIGQLNLPAAGDFTTGQASSSNIAEKIKAGKVGGLFNIKTAAKIKDVQRVAVEESRLGIPLLFGMDVIHGYETIFPIPLGLSCSWDMNLVKQSAQIAAKEASADGINWTFSPMTDIARDPRWGRVSEGSGEDPYLGAQIAKAMVHGYQGDDLSQNNTIMACVKHFALYGAPEAGRDYNTVDMSRQRMYNEYFLPYKAAVEAGVGTVMTSFNEVEGIPASANKWLMTDVLREQWGFDGFVVTDYTAINEMIAHGIGDLKTVSALALKAGVEMDMVGEGFLTTLKTSLEEGTISEKQIDNACRLILIAKFKLGLFDDPYKYCDLERSENEIFTSENRSIARKIAAQSFVLLKNEGNVLPLKKEGTIALVGPMADNAENMTGTWSVAGRFKESISLMQGIKNAVGNNVNIVHARGANIVADSLLESRVSVFGKPTYRDPRSEEELIQEALAASKNADVIVAAMGESAEMSGESSSRSTIELPANQRRLLKELAKTGKPIVMVLFTGRPLAIQWENEHIPSILNVWFGGSEAGDAIADVLFGKVNPSGKLTATFPQNTGQIPIYYNHKNTGRPLPEGQWFQKFRSNYLDVPNEPLYPFGYGLSYTSFEYGDITLNQNELSGNQTLTASIALTNSGQYEGAEVVQLYVRDMVGSITRPVKELKGFQKVNLKAGETTEITFELTKEDLKFYNHSLDFVFEPGEFEIMIGTNSQELSKSKINWKE, encoded by the coding sequence ATGAAAAAACTTATTCTCTTTCTTTTGCTCACGGGTGGTGCTTTGATGGCTTTCAAATCATCAAAACAAAGTGTTTCACCAGAGGATCATTACCTCCATAAGGCTGACTCTGTATTGGCCTTGATGACACTTGAAGAAAAAATAGGTCAGCTTAACCTTCCTGCCGCTGGGGACTTTACTACCGGTCAAGCTTCCAGTTCCAACATAGCTGAAAAGATCAAAGCAGGAAAAGTCGGTGGTCTTTTCAATATAAAAACCGCAGCCAAAATCAAAGACGTACAAAGGGTGGCTGTAGAAGAAAGTAGATTGGGCATACCACTATTATTTGGGATGGATGTCATCCATGGATATGAGACTATTTTCCCTATACCTTTGGGATTGTCATGTAGTTGGGACATGAACTTGGTCAAGCAATCTGCCCAAATAGCCGCTAAAGAAGCCAGTGCAGATGGCATCAATTGGACTTTCTCCCCTATGACCGATATCGCAAGAGACCCTCGTTGGGGCAGGGTATCTGAAGGAAGCGGAGAAGATCCCTACTTGGGAGCCCAAATTGCCAAAGCCATGGTTCATGGCTACCAAGGAGATGACCTAAGTCAAAATAACACTATCATGGCTTGCGTAAAGCACTTTGCACTTTATGGAGCTCCTGAGGCGGGCAGAGACTACAATACCGTGGACATGAGTCGCCAGCGTATGTACAATGAATACTTTCTACCTTATAAAGCTGCCGTGGAAGCGGGCGTGGGAACTGTGATGACATCTTTCAATGAGGTCGAAGGAATTCCTGCCAGTGCCAATAAATGGCTGATGACGGATGTGCTTCGTGAGCAATGGGGATTTGATGGGTTTGTGGTAACCGATTACACAGCGATCAATGAAATGATCGCCCACGGAATTGGAGATTTAAAAACAGTGTCTGCATTGGCTCTAAAAGCTGGAGTAGAAATGGACATGGTTGGAGAGGGATTCTTGACCACACTAAAAACCTCACTGGAAGAAGGTACTATTTCAGAGAAGCAAATTGACAATGCCTGTCGGTTGATCCTTATCGCCAAATTCAAACTAGGTTTGTTTGATGATCCTTACAAATACTGCGACCTGGAGCGTTCGGAGAATGAAATATTCACTTCTGAGAACAGATCGATTGCCAGAAAAATAGCAGCCCAATCCTTCGTCCTGTTAAAAAACGAAGGTAATGTCCTGCCTTTGAAAAAAGAGGGAACCATTGCCTTGGTAGGCCCCATGGCAGATAATGCTGAAAACATGACCGGAACTTGGAGTGTAGCCGGTAGGTTCAAAGAGTCCATTTCTTTGATGCAAGGAATTAAAAATGCAGTGGGCAATAATGTCAACATTGTCCATGCCCGCGGCGCTAACATCGTAGCAGATTCACTTTTGGAATCCAGGGTAAGCGTATTTGGAAAGCCAACTTATCGTGATCCACGATCTGAAGAGGAACTGATTCAAGAAGCTTTAGCAGCATCCAAAAATGCTGATGTAATTGTAGCTGCCATGGGTGAATCTGCTGAGATGAGTGGTGAATCTTCCAGCAGAAGTACCATAGAGCTTCCAGCCAACCAAAGGAGGCTTTTAAAGGAATTGGCAAAAACAGGAAAGCCTATAGTAATGGTTCTATTTACTGGTAGACCATTGGCGATCCAATGGGAAAATGAGCATATTCCTTCTATCCTGAATGTTTGGTTTGGAGGAAGTGAAGCTGGAGATGCTATCGCTGATGTTCTTTTTGGAAAAGTAAACCCTTCTGGAAAATTGACCGCTACTTTCCCTCAAAACACAGGACAAATCCCCATTTATTATAACCATAAAAATACAGGACGTCCATTACCCGAAGGGCAATGGTTCCAAAAATTCCGTTCTAATTACCTCGATGTACCCAATGAACCCTTGTACCCATTTGGTTATGGTTTAAGCTATACCTCTTTTGAATACGGGGATATCACTTTGAACCAAAATGAACTTTCTGGAAACCAAACCCTAACTGCCAGCATTGCTTTGACCAATAGTGGACAATATGAAGGAGCAGAAGTGGTACAGCTATATGTCAGAGATATGGTTGGAAGTATCACGCGTCCAGTAAAGGAATTGAAAGGATTTCAAAAAGTAAATTTAAAAGCTGGAGAAACTACAGAAATTACTTTTGAGCTGACAAAAGAGGACCTCAAATTCTATAACCATAGCCTTGACTTTGTCTTTGAACCAGGAGAATTTGAAATCATGATAGGTACTAATTCTCAAGAACTTAGCAAATCAAAAATTAATTGGAAAGAATAA
- a CDS encoding prolyl oligopeptidase family serine peptidase, translated as MNKNKTYLLLIVLLLNVFSSKELMGQDKSLFEKRVFINQKGDTLLYRILYPENYDSGKEFPMVLFLHGAGERGSDNEKQLSHGASLFLNPDNRKNYPAIVVFPQCPQDKYWIDISVRQELFGKGDPDFSQSIERPSKQLELVNNLSKMLIKNEKVDKKRLYVMGLSMGGMGTFETLGRWPKKYAAAVAICGGGNLPLAKKYAQHTAIWITHGAKDDIVPPILSKRVYDVLKSEGAEVKYTLYPNANHNSWDPTFEEPDLLPWLFSKHK; from the coding sequence ATGAACAAAAATAAAACCTATCTCTTGCTGATTGTGCTCCTACTGAACGTGTTTAGTTCCAAGGAGCTGATGGGCCAAGACAAGTCTCTTTTTGAAAAGCGAGTCTTCATAAATCAAAAAGGCGATACACTTCTTTATCGGATCCTTTATCCAGAAAATTATGACAGTGGCAAAGAGTTTCCCATGGTTTTGTTTCTTCATGGAGCGGGAGAACGGGGAAGTGATAATGAAAAACAACTTTCACATGGAGCCAGTCTCTTCCTAAACCCTGACAACAGAAAAAACTATCCGGCTATTGTGGTTTTTCCCCAATGCCCTCAAGATAAATATTGGATTGACATCAGCGTGAGGCAGGAACTGTTTGGCAAAGGAGACCCTGACTTTAGCCAGTCTATTGAACGCCCTTCCAAACAGTTGGAATTGGTCAATAATCTCAGCAAGATGTTAATCAAAAATGAGAAAGTTGACAAAAAACGCCTGTATGTAATGGGGCTTTCCATGGGAGGTATGGGAACCTTTGAGACCTTGGGACGCTGGCCAAAAAAATACGCAGCAGCAGTAGCCATATGTGGCGGCGGCAATCTGCCACTTGCCAAAAAATATGCCCAGCATACCGCCATTTGGATTACCCATGGGGCAAAGGATGACATTGTCCCTCCCATATTGTCAAAGAGAGTATACGATGTACTAAAATCTGAAGGAGCTGAAGTAAAATACACGCTCTACCCTAATGCCAACCACAACTCTTGGGATCCCACATTTGAGGAACCTGACTTGCTGCCTTGGCTCTTTTCTAAACACAAATAA